Proteins from a single region of Catenulispora acidiphila DSM 44928:
- a CDS encoding acetolactate synthase large subunit: MTDRGDQQAISGAASLIRSLEESGVDTVFGIPGGAILPAYDPLLDSTRLRHILVRHEQGAGHAATGYAQATGKVGVCMATSGPGATNLVTPIADAHMDSVPLVAITGQVPGPNIGTDAFQEADIVGITLPITKHSFLVSNPDEIARTVAEAFHIASTGRPGPVLIDITKDALQASTDFSWPVEMDLPGYRPVSKPHAKQVREAARMLTEAKRPVLYIGGGVLKARATTELRVLAELTEAPVVTTLMARGAFPDSHPLHLGMPGMHGTVAAVTALQKADLIVALGTRFDDRVTGKLSGFAPNAKIVHADIDPAEISKNRTADVPIVGDCREVIADLVVAVQSEHAAGRRGDYAAWWEQLNGWRKTYPLGYERPGDGSLAPQQVIERLGRISGPETIFAAGVGQHQMWASQFISYENPYTWLNSGGAGTMGYAVPAAMGAKVGMPDATVWAIDGDGCFQMTNQELATCAINDIPIKVAVINNGTLGMVRQWQTMFYGKRYSNTDLHSRRIPDFVKLAEAYGCVGLRCESPEDLDRTIEKAMEINDAPVVVDFVVHQDAMVWPMVPAGVSNDEILAAQDVRPDFGDGEE, translated from the coding sequence ATGACAGACCGCGGTGATCAGCAGGCGATCTCCGGCGCCGCCTCGTTGATCCGGTCGCTCGAGGAGAGCGGGGTCGACACCGTCTTCGGCATCCCCGGCGGCGCCATCCTCCCGGCCTACGACCCGCTGTTGGACTCCACCCGGCTGCGTCACATCCTCGTCCGCCACGAGCAGGGCGCGGGCCACGCGGCGACCGGCTACGCGCAGGCCACCGGCAAGGTCGGGGTCTGCATGGCGACCTCCGGGCCCGGCGCCACCAACCTGGTCACGCCGATCGCCGACGCGCACATGGACTCCGTCCCGCTGGTCGCGATCACCGGCCAGGTGCCCGGGCCGAACATCGGCACCGACGCCTTCCAGGAGGCGGACATCGTCGGCATCACCCTGCCGATCACCAAGCACAGCTTCCTGGTCAGCAACCCCGACGAGATCGCGCGTACCGTCGCCGAGGCGTTCCACATCGCCTCCACGGGCCGTCCGGGCCCGGTGCTGATCGACATCACCAAGGACGCGCTGCAGGCCTCGACCGACTTCTCCTGGCCGGTCGAGATGGACCTGCCCGGCTACCGCCCGGTCTCCAAGCCGCACGCCAAGCAGGTGCGCGAGGCCGCCCGGATGCTCACCGAGGCCAAGCGCCCGGTGCTGTACATCGGCGGCGGCGTGCTGAAGGCCCGGGCCACCACCGAGTTGCGGGTCCTGGCCGAGCTGACCGAGGCGCCGGTCGTCACCACGCTGATGGCCCGCGGCGCCTTCCCCGACAGCCACCCGCTGCACCTGGGCATGCCCGGCATGCACGGCACGGTCGCCGCGGTCACCGCGCTGCAGAAGGCCGACCTGATCGTCGCGCTGGGAACCCGCTTCGACGACCGGGTGACCGGCAAGCTGTCCGGCTTCGCGCCGAACGCCAAGATCGTGCACGCCGACATCGACCCGGCGGAGATCTCCAAGAACCGCACCGCCGACGTCCCGATCGTCGGGGACTGCCGCGAGGTGATCGCCGACCTGGTCGTCGCCGTGCAGTCCGAGCACGCCGCCGGCCGGCGCGGGGACTACGCCGCCTGGTGGGAGCAGCTCAACGGCTGGCGCAAGACCTACCCGCTGGGCTACGAGCGCCCCGGCGACGGCTCGCTGGCGCCGCAGCAGGTGATCGAGCGGCTGGGCCGGATCTCCGGACCGGAGACGATCTTCGCCGCCGGCGTGGGCCAGCACCAGATGTGGGCCTCGCAGTTCATCTCTTATGAGAACCCGTACACCTGGCTGAACTCCGGCGGCGCCGGGACCATGGGCTACGCGGTCCCGGCCGCGATGGGCGCCAAAGTCGGCATGCCGGACGCCACAGTCTGGGCGATCGACGGCGACGGCTGCTTCCAGATGACCAACCAGGAACTGGCCACCTGCGCCATCAACGACATCCCGATAAAGGTGGCCGTGATCAACAACGGCACCCTGGGGATGGTCCGGCAGTGGCAGACCATGTTCTACGGCAAGCGCTACTCCAACACCGATCTGCACTCCCGCCGGATCCCGGACTTCGTGAAGCTGGCCGAGGCCTACGGCTGCGTCGGTCTGCGCTGCGAGTCCCCGGAGGACCTGGACCGGACGATCGAGAAGGCGATGGAGATCAACGACGCGCCGGTGGTCGTGGACTTCGTGGTGCACCAGGACGCGATGGTGTGGCCGATGGTCCCCGCCGGGGTGTCCAATGATGAAATCCTGGCCGCGCAGGATGTGCGGCCAGACTTCGGAGACGGCGAAGAATGA
- a CDS encoding GGDEF domain-containing protein translates to MGLDRRGPIPALQMRRLPGARLHGVPPGYTAVAVLIAAHASVSLVGPSGAVPALMGDAGLAAAAALASAACMHRTVLMVRHYRMACFRCYSWLLAGLSCLAAAVGNAVWAWYELVLDVAPPSPSAADWSFLFFGPLALAAFVTAHGEQVSLSARIRLLLDTTLVAGSLFVVAWVVALALAIERVDSPVRTFLVLGYPAFDLALVSLLLALRARTPGERGGIGTGVRVGYLMIVVCDSIFTMPAVRNGYRSGGLLDTGWFAGYLVIAVAAWYGDGWRPERVGRDASGAGQDSACGAGCSIGLHDCDAATGREVALTIAAPDIPAPGGTRFIDSPSRWGSLLRTVRGILPYLAAAFCLAGVLADGLDTARRMDPVVLIAGAAVLVALVARQALTLFENQRLTEDLRRAAATLQHHAYHDPLTGLANRALLTDRLEHALTQRQAEWEPVAVIFLDLDGFKGVNDSVGHETGDRVLVEAAGRISGSLRVGDTVARFGGDEFVIVLEVGTTVGGALVVAERIRGRLCEEYRIEGPAHHLGASIGVAFSEPGGSASNLLRRADAAMYRAKTAGRNRVVAEPLAATWAISHGETAPINA, encoded by the coding sequence ATGGGACTGGACAGGCGAGGGCCGATCCCGGCCCTTCAGATGCGGCGGCTGCCCGGGGCGCGCCTCCACGGCGTGCCGCCGGGCTACACGGCCGTCGCCGTGCTGATCGCCGCGCACGCCTCGGTGTCCCTGGTCGGCCCGTCCGGCGCGGTCCCGGCCCTGATGGGCGACGCCGGTCTGGCCGCCGCGGCGGCCCTGGCGTCCGCGGCGTGCATGCATCGCACGGTCCTGATGGTCCGCCACTACCGCATGGCCTGCTTCCGCTGCTACTCCTGGCTGCTGGCCGGGCTCTCCTGCCTGGCCGCCGCCGTCGGGAACGCGGTGTGGGCCTGGTACGAACTGGTCCTGGACGTCGCCCCGCCGAGCCCGTCGGCCGCGGACTGGTCCTTCCTGTTCTTCGGGCCGCTGGCCCTGGCCGCCTTCGTCACCGCGCACGGCGAGCAGGTCAGCCTGTCGGCGCGGATCAGGCTGCTGCTGGACACCACGCTGGTGGCCGGCTCGCTGTTCGTGGTGGCCTGGGTGGTCGCGCTGGCGCTGGCCATCGAGCGGGTCGACTCCCCGGTGCGCACCTTCCTGGTCCTGGGCTACCCGGCCTTCGACCTGGCGCTGGTCAGCCTGCTGCTGGCGCTGCGGGCCCGCACGCCGGGGGAGCGCGGCGGGATCGGCACCGGGGTGCGGGTCGGCTACCTGATGATCGTGGTCTGCGACTCCATCTTCACCATGCCCGCGGTCCGGAACGGCTACCGGTCCGGCGGGCTGTTGGACACCGGCTGGTTCGCCGGCTACCTGGTCATCGCGGTGGCCGCCTGGTACGGCGACGGCTGGCGGCCCGAGCGCGTCGGCCGCGACGCGTCCGGCGCCGGGCAGGACTCCGCCTGCGGCGCCGGCTGCTCGATCGGGCTGCACGACTGCGACGCCGCCACCGGCCGCGAGGTCGCGCTCACCATCGCCGCGCCGGACATCCCCGCCCCCGGCGGCACGCGGTTCATCGACTCGCCGTCCCGCTGGGGCTCGTTGCTGCGGACGGTGCGGGGGATACTGCCGTATCTGGCTGCGGCCTTCTGCCTGGCCGGAGTCCTGGCCGACGGGTTGGACACGGCGCGCCGCATGGACCCGGTGGTGCTGATCGCCGGCGCCGCGGTGCTGGTCGCGCTGGTCGCCCGGCAGGCGCTGACGCTGTTCGAGAACCAGCGCCTGACCGAGGACCTGCGCCGCGCCGCCGCCACTTTGCAGCACCACGCGTACCACGACCCGCTCACCGGACTGGCCAACCGCGCGCTGCTCACCGACCGGCTGGAGCACGCGCTGACCCAGCGGCAGGCCGAATGGGAGCCGGTCGCGGTGATCTTCCTGGACCTGGACGGCTTCAAGGGGGTCAACGACTCCGTCGGCCACGAGACCGGCGACCGGGTCCTGGTCGAGGCGGCGGGCCGGATCTCCGGCTCGCTGCGGGTCGGGGACACCGTGGCCCGGTTCGGCGGGGACGAGTTCGTGATCGTGCTCGAGGTCGGCACGACCGTCGGCGGCGCGCTGGTGGTCGCCGAGCGGATCCGCGGGCGGCTGTGTGAGGAGTACCGCATCGAAGGGCCGGCGCACCACCTCGGCGCCTCGATCGGCGTGGCGTTCTCCGAGCCCGGCGGTTCGGCGTCCAACCTGCTGCGGCGCGCCGACGCCGCGATGTACCGGGCCAAGACCGCCGGGCGCAACCGCGTGGTCGCCGAACCGCTCGCGGCCACCTGGGCCATTTCGCATGGCGAGACCGCTCCGATCAATGCTTGA